The genomic DNA tcctatgaccgctgtGTGGCCGTCTGCAAGCCCCTGCACTACTCCACCATCATGACACACTGGGTGTGTGTCCAGCTGGCCATAGGGTCCTGGACCAGTGGAGCGTTTGTGTCTCTGGTGGACACCACATTCACACTGCATCTGCCCTACCGAGGGAAGAATATCATTAACCATGTTTTTTGTGAACCTCCTGCCCTTCTGAAGCTGGCTTCAGCTGATACCTACAGCACAGAGATGGCCATCTTTGCAATGGGCGTGGACAtcctcctggctcctggctcccTGATCCTTGTCTCCTACTGGCATATCATCTCCACTGTGATCCAGATGCAGTCTGGGGAAGGGAGGCTCAAGGTTTTCTCTACCTGTGGCTCCCATCTCATGGTTATTGTTCTCTTCTATGGGTCAGCAATATTTGCCTACATGCGGCCAAACTCCAGGATAATGAATgaaagagataaaatgatctctgTGTTCTACTCAGCCGTGACACCCATGCTGAACCCCATCATTTACAGCCTAAGAAACAAGGATGTCAAAGGGGCTCTCAGGAGAATGACTGCAAAATACCCCTTTTAACGGTGAGGATCTCTGCTTATGATGACAATTTCAGGGATAGGGATAGAAGTTATTTTCTTGTAAACTTTTCCCATTTTCATCCCATTTCTCCACTTCTgccttccttttcccattttcccATGTTTCTTCTCAGATAAATTCAGCAAACTGCGCATTCAAAGCAAGGCACCTTCATAGACACAGGAAGGAACTacagaaaggaaaggggaaaaagaaagaagagaaggaggaaggggagggggagggaggagtggagaggaaggaaggaaatgagagGAAGGTAGATAAACAGTCTCTACTCTCTAAGCCCATTCAAGCTAATGAGGAAATTAAAGCAAGTAGACATACAACAgtacataaaaaaaacagaaCCAAATAAATAAACCCATTGCAAATACGAGTATACATCTGTGGCAACTGGAgttgtttccttcatttttgcatGTGTTcatcaaatatattttgaatatgaattatatttatcCCAGGTCCATATCTAGAAGCAGTGATACAGATATAAAAAGTAAACTCTTCATGCTGTTTATTTCTAACATGGCCTTAAATTCTAAATTAAAcaatttctgaaatttaaaagaGCACCTTTAAGGAATaacaaatggtagaatttttttATAAGTGTAATGTAACATTAGTAAAATTGATTTCTCACTTGAAATAAAGCTGAGAAGTAGGACAAAGAGTCTAGATTGAAAAATGCTTTGAACTCAATACTAAAGAGGCTGCCCAGCATGAAATTCTGAAAATGCTGGAAATTGGGGAATCTATGAGACAGCAATGGAAAATGAGAATAAGGTTAAGAAAAGGGACACTGTTTCGTGCCTTAACATGTAGACTATAGTCTTGCATATTATGACTTCAAATGGCCCCTAGGTTGCTTGTTGAAAATAATTCTTAGCCCAGGATGGAGTAGGACAGTTGATCTCAGAAATCTAGATTTGTAACAAGCCCTGGGTGATTCTTAAGCACACTAAAACCTGTACACCACTTTTTAGGCAATGGATGCTTTTATATGCATGAATTATATGATTATTTCCTTATTGTCTGACTCCTCCATTGGACTGTAAATTCCATGGCAGTAACAGCTTTGTTGATCTCTATATTATCACTTGTAGTAAAGTGCCCAGCCATTACTGTTCCCCAAGAAATAtcattttgaatgaataaataaagttgGAGTTTTAAAGAGAGATATGGGTTGGAGAAATGGATATAGAAGTTTATTACAAATAAAAGGAAGTGAAGTTTGACACACCCAAGGATGTGTGCTAAAGTGTTCACCAAAAAATGAATTGTACCCATTGCGATCTTGAAGGAGTTACACTGAAATGCAAGTGCCTGGTCCAACTGCAGATCATAAAGGTGGCAGTGATGCAGATACTGCATGTTTCCTGGGAAAGTATATCAAGGTGATTCTGAAGTGCAATCCTGGATGAGACACAGTGCTGGAGAAAGATACCAGGAAAGGCTCTAAGACAACCTTAGAGATACCAACATTTGAA from Manis pentadactyla isolate mManPen7 chromosome 9, mManPen7.hap1, whole genome shotgun sequence includes the following:
- the LOC118914854 gene encoding olfactory receptor 2D3-like, translated to MGEENQTYVTEFVFLSLSQDPQTQVLLFFLFLIIYLLTVLGNLLIIVLIPTDSRLHTPIYFFLINLSFADLSFSTTTVPQVLIHFLVKQETISFAGCSTQIVVLLLVGCTECALLAVMSYDRCVAVCKPLHYSTIMTHWVCVQLAIGSWTSGAFVSLVDTTFTLHLPYRGKNIINHVFCEPPALLKLASADTYSTEMAIFAMGVDILLAPGSLILVSYWHIISTVIQMQSGEGRLKVFSTCGSHLMVIVLFYGSAIFAYMRPNSRIMNERDKMISVFYSAVTPMLNPIIYSLRNKDVKGALRRMTAKYPF